One Amphiprion ocellaris isolate individual 3 ecotype Okinawa chromosome 5, ASM2253959v1, whole genome shotgun sequence genomic region harbors:
- the myog gene encoding myogenin encodes MELFETNSYFFPDQRFYEGGDSYFPSRLPGAYDQTGYQDRNSMMGLCGSLSGGVGVGVTATEDKPSPSSLSPHSEPHCPGQCLPWACKLCKRKTVTMDRRKAATLREKRRLKKVNEAFDALKRSTLMNPNQRLPKVEILRSAIQYIERLQALVSSLNQQDTETGQQGLHYRPSQTQPRVSSSSEPSSGSTCCSSPEWSSTPEQCTQSYSSEDLLSAADSPEQGNMRALTSIVDGISAADGPVAFPVDIPK; translated from the exons ATGGAGCTTTTCGAGACCAACTCTTACTTCTTCCCTGACCAGCGTTTCTATGAAGGAGGGGACAGCTACTTTCCCTCTCGCTTGCCAGGGGCGTACGACCAAACCGGCTACCAGGACAGGAACTCCATGATGGGCTTGTGCGGGAGTCTGTCTGGGGGTGTCGGAGTCGGGGTGACGGCTACAGAGGACAAACCCTCTCCGTCCAGCCTGTCGCCTCACTCTGAGCCCCACTGTCCCGGCCAGTGCCTGCCCTGGGCCTGCAAGCTGTGTAAAAGGAAGACGGTGACCATGGACCGGCGGAAGGCAGCCACACTGAGGGAGAAGAGGCGCCTGAAGAAGGTGAACGAGGCCTTCGATGCTCTGAAGAGGAGCACCCTGATGAACCCCAACCAACGGCTGCCCAAGGTGGAGATCTTGCGGAGCGCCATCCAGTACATCGAGAGGCTGCAGGCCCTGGTGTCCTCCCTCAATCAGCAGGACACTGAGACGGGACAGCAGGGATTGCACTACCGACCGAGCCAGACCCAGCCCAGA gtGTCGTCGTCAAGCGAGCCCAGTTCGGGCAGCACCTGCTGCAGCAGCCCAGAGTGGAGCAGCACTCCAGAGCAGTGCACGCAGAGCTACAGCAGCGAGG atCTCCTGAGTGCTGCCGACTCTCCAGAGCAGGGGAACATGCGGGCTTTGACCTCCATCGTGGACGGCATCTCTGCAGCTGACGGACCTGTGGCCTTTCCTGTGGACATTCCCAAATAG